The Chrysiogenia bacterium sequence GGGCGGTGACGAAGCGACGCTTTTTGCCGCCGACCTCTACCGCATGTACACCCGCTACGCAGAGCTTCGCGGCTGGAAGGTCGAAGTACTGTCCATGTCCGAGTCCGAGGTGGGCGGCTTCAAGGAAGTCATCGCGCTCATCAAGGGGGCGGGCGCCTATTCGCGCCTGAAGTTCGAGGCGGGCACCCACCGCGTCCAGCGCGTCCCCAAGACCGAGGCCCAGGGACGCATCCACACCTCTGCCTGCACCGTCGCGGTGCTCCCGGAGGCCGAGGACGTGGAGGTGAACATCGACCCCAACGACCTGCGTATCGACGTCTATCGAAGCTCGGGGCCCGGCGGGCAGAGCGTGAACACGACCGACTCGGCCGTGCGCGTCACCCACGTGCCGACAGGGCTCGTCGTGAGCTGTCAGGACGAGAAGAGCCAGCACAAGAACAAGGCCAAGGCGCTCAAGATCCTCAGTTCGCGCCTGCTGGAAAAAATGCAGGACGAGCAGGACGAGGCCATCGCCGGGCAGCGACGCAAGATGGTGGGCAGCGGCGATCGCAGCGAGCGCATCCGCACCTACAACTTCCCGCAGGAGCGCCTGACCGACCACCGCATCAACCTGACGCTCTACAAGCTCACGCAGGT is a genomic window containing:
- the prfA gene encoding peptide chain release factor 1 → MFEKLAEIETRFQEVEKLLSDPSVVSDRDRFTKLSREHSELEPLMGAWAILRKTREEMASHKELLEEESDEDLRELVKAELPELEARAEELEAEIKVMLLPKDPNDDKNVILEVRAGTGGDEATLFAADLYRMYTRYAELRGWKVEVLSMSESEVGGFKEVIALIKGAGAYSRLKFEAGTHRVQRVPKTEAQGRIHTSACTVAVLPEAEDVEVNIDPNDLRIDVYRSSGPGGQSVNTTDSAVRVTHVPTGLVVSCQDEKSQHKNKAKALKILSSRLLEKMQDEQDEAIAGQRRKMVGSGDRSERIRTYNFPQERLTDHRINLTLYKLTQVLEGNLDEVIDPLIAHYRAEMLKAEEGSAAAAS